From one Streptomyces sp. R41 genomic stretch:
- a CDS encoding urea amidolyase associated protein UAAP1, with protein sequence MATATTYGARDHARSQEGTRAEAMPVVPASAWPTPPCEAGHLVWAETVAGGNYTHKVLARGTELRLTDLRGEACAHLLLYVADRPWERLNVADTVKVQWNAYLGEGQLLLSDQGRVLASVIADTSGRHDALCGTSTLVRNTERYGDGTPQSPSPAGRELFKLAAAKNGLQPRDLPPSLSFFQGVEVRDDGSLDFTGSAGPGGSVTLRAEQDVTVLIANVPHPADPRPEYMSTPLEVLAWRSEATKPGDPLWEATPEGRRAFLNTAEFLAARGIA encoded by the coding sequence ATGGCGACAGCGACCACTTACGGAGCCCGCGACCACGCCCGATCCCAGGAAGGCACTCGCGCCGAGGCCATGCCCGTCGTCCCGGCGAGTGCCTGGCCGACGCCCCCCTGCGAGGCGGGCCACCTGGTGTGGGCGGAGACGGTGGCGGGCGGCAACTACACGCACAAGGTGCTGGCCCGCGGCACCGAGCTGCGGCTGACCGACCTGCGCGGCGAGGCGTGCGCGCACCTCCTGCTGTACGTCGCCGACCGGCCCTGGGAGCGCCTGAACGTGGCGGACACGGTCAAGGTCCAGTGGAACGCCTACCTGGGCGAGGGGCAGCTGCTCCTGTCCGACCAGGGGCGAGTGCTGGCCTCGGTGATCGCCGACACCTCCGGGCGGCACGACGCGCTGTGCGGCACCTCCACGCTCGTACGGAACACGGAGCGGTACGGGGACGGTACGCCGCAGTCTCCCTCCCCGGCCGGCCGCGAGCTGTTCAAGCTGGCCGCCGCCAAGAACGGCCTCCAGCCGCGTGATCTGCCGCCGTCGCTCTCCTTCTTCCAGGGCGTGGAAGTCCGCGACGACGGCTCGCTGGACTTCACCGGCTCGGCCGGGCCCGGCGGCAGCGTGACCCTGCGCGCCGAGCAGGACGTCACCGTACTGATCGCGAACGTGCCGCACCCGGCCGATCCCCGGCCTGAGTACATGAGCACCCCGCTGGAGGTGCTCGCCTGGCGCTCGGAGGCGACCAAGCCGGGCGACCCGCTGTGGGAGGCGACGCCCGAGGGCCGCCGCGCCTTCCTGAACACCGCCGAATTCCTTGCCGCGAGGGGGATCGCATGA
- a CDS encoding TetR/AcrR family transcriptional regulator has product MGTGGGRRVGRPRASQRPDSGLTPRAELLDAAAELFTTRGYAATTTRAVAERAGMRQASMYHYVSGKEELLAELLESTVTPSLTLARELLADDGTPAEGRLWELCRTDVELLCGGPHNLGGLYLLPEVRTERFAGFHAVRAELKDAYRQLLAATPAGGALAKSELDLRTDLLFGLIEGVILVHRSDPERPVSAFAEATADAALRIAGI; this is encoded by the coding sequence ATGGGAACCGGTGGTGGACGACGCGTCGGCAGGCCACGCGCATCGCAGCGGCCGGACAGCGGGCTGACCCCGCGCGCCGAACTGCTCGACGCCGCCGCCGAGTTGTTCACCACGCGCGGCTACGCCGCGACGACCACCCGTGCCGTCGCCGAGCGGGCCGGCATGCGCCAGGCGTCCATGTACCACTACGTCTCCGGCAAGGAAGAACTGCTCGCCGAGCTCCTGGAGTCCACGGTCACGCCCTCGCTGACCCTCGCCCGTGAGCTCCTCGCGGACGACGGGACCCCGGCGGAGGGCCGACTGTGGGAGCTGTGCCGTACGGACGTGGAGCTGCTCTGCGGCGGCCCGCACAACCTCGGTGGGCTCTATCTGCTGCCCGAGGTGCGCACCGAACGCTTCGCGGGCTTCCATGCCGTACGGGCCGAACTCAAGGACGCCTACCGGCAGTTGCTCGCCGCGACGCCGGCGGGGGGCGCGCTCGCCAAGAGTGAGCTGGATCTGCGGACGGATCTGCTGTTCGGGCTGATCGAGGGAGTCATCCTCGTGCACCGCTCGGATCCGGAACGGCCGGTGTCGGCGTTCGCCGAGGCCACGGCGGACGCGGCGCTGCGGATCGCCGGAATCTGA
- a CDS encoding roadblock/LC7 domain-containing protein, whose amino-acid sequence MIQQRANFDWMLKELADGVPGIQQIVVLSADGLRIARYGGDPDAADRVAAACAGLQSLAGAVASEIPRSDGRMRMVIIEINGGYFYLMSAGPNAYLAVLANQTAEPGLMSNRMRDLVVRIGAHLTSPPRRNGQTV is encoded by the coding sequence GTGATCCAGCAGCGAGCCAACTTCGACTGGATGCTCAAGGAGCTCGCCGACGGCGTACCAGGCATCCAGCAGATCGTGGTGCTCTCCGCCGACGGACTGCGCATCGCCCGCTACGGCGGCGATCCGGACGCCGCCGACCGTGTCGCCGCGGCCTGCGCGGGCCTGCAGAGCCTGGCCGGAGCCGTCGCGAGCGAGATCCCCCGCAGTGACGGCCGGATGCGCATGGTCATCATCGAGATCAACGGCGGCTACTTCTATCTGATGTCCGCGGGGCCCAACGCGTATCTCGCGGTGCTCGCCAACCAGACCGCGGAGCCCGGGCTGATGAGCAACCGCATGCGTGACCTCGTCGTACGGATCGGCGCCCATCTGACGAGTCCGCCGCGGCGCAACGGGCAGACCGTATGA
- a CDS encoding sensor histidine kinase has product MVSVQSPPGGRELPYARVLLLPAILMAAATGAAVAVVTDPARAAVGWCGGIATLLVVVIGAEAVRRGRIARDLRAELARRTAYLEQRIAAHDQDIVYLHENVLPAALDQLRGGDSPAEVIRTLGRDNPDHRGIPEAQRDLLKTLLKIIDIEESMRDAAQRSFVNIARRVQAIVHQQNKELREMEEDHGRNPEVFDDLLRIDHGTALIGRLADSIAVLGGGRPGRQWPQPVSLFSVLRGAMSRILEYRRIELHNIVDVAVKGVSVEPLIHALAELLDNATRYSPPHTKVHVTAIEVQTGVAIEIEDGGVSLSDEARGKIEELLRLAAAGVDPNVMGQAPRLGMAVVGRLAQMYNMQISLRQSAYGGVRAVLVAPRDMLTTDPAPGLAHGVGAASVTGVDTGGVEGPARKPKKRRPTTGPRIPSPTGEAMEDDVPTVTEWTANGLPQRRSRVKVPLSQRFAEAARAEAEAAEAKAAAASAWSPEPVPEEKEPEPGLWVEAFMNGLKGDPDPTAFTRNNEPAPVEADDEGDLK; this is encoded by the coding sequence ATGGTGAGTGTTCAATCGCCTCCCGGTGGCCGTGAACTTCCCTACGCGCGCGTGCTGTTGCTGCCGGCCATACTGATGGCCGCGGCGACCGGAGCCGCCGTCGCCGTCGTGACCGACCCGGCCCGGGCCGCCGTCGGCTGGTGCGGCGGCATCGCGACGCTCCTGGTCGTCGTGATCGGCGCCGAAGCCGTACGCCGCGGCCGCATCGCCCGCGACCTTCGCGCCGAACTCGCGCGACGCACCGCTTACTTGGAACAGCGCATCGCCGCCCACGACCAGGACATCGTGTACCTGCACGAGAACGTCCTGCCCGCCGCGCTCGACCAGCTGCGCGGCGGCGATTCCCCCGCAGAGGTGATTCGCACCCTGGGCCGAGACAACCCGGACCACCGCGGAATCCCCGAGGCGCAGCGCGACCTGCTGAAGACGCTGCTCAAGATCATCGACATCGAGGAGTCGATGCGCGACGCGGCGCAGCGCTCCTTCGTCAATATCGCCCGGCGCGTCCAGGCCATCGTCCACCAGCAGAACAAGGAACTGCGTGAGATGGAGGAGGACCACGGGCGCAACCCCGAGGTCTTCGACGACCTCCTGCGCATCGACCACGGCACCGCGCTGATCGGCCGCCTCGCCGACTCCATCGCCGTCCTCGGCGGCGGCCGTCCCGGACGCCAATGGCCCCAGCCCGTATCGCTGTTCAGCGTGCTGCGCGGCGCGATGTCCCGGATCCTCGAGTACCGCCGCATCGAGCTGCACAACATCGTCGACGTCGCCGTCAAGGGCGTATCCGTCGAACCGCTCATCCACGCCCTGGCCGAGCTCCTCGACAACGCCACGCGCTACTCGCCGCCGCACACCAAGGTGCACGTGACCGCCATCGAGGTGCAGACCGGCGTCGCCATCGAGATCGAGGACGGCGGCGTCAGCCTCAGCGACGAGGCCCGCGGAAAGATCGAGGAGCTGCTCCGACTGGCCGCGGCCGGCGTCGACCCGAACGTCATGGGCCAGGCTCCGCGGCTCGGCATGGCCGTCGTTGGCCGACTCGCGCAGATGTACAACATGCAGATCTCGCTGCGGCAGTCCGCGTACGGCGGTGTCCGCGCCGTCCTCGTCGCGCCCCGCGACATGCTCACCACCGACCCGGCCCCCGGTCTCGCGCACGGCGTCGGCGCGGCCTCCGTGACGGGTGTGGACACCGGCGGTGTCGAGGGTCCGGCACGCAAGCCCAAGAAGCGCCGTCCGACGACCGGCCCCCGGATCCCCTCCCCGACGGGCGAGGCCATGGAGGACGACGTCCCCACGGTGACCGAATGGACGGCCAACGGGCTGCCGCAGCGTCGCAGCCGGGTCAAGGTCCCGCTCAGCCAGCGGTTCGCCGAGGCCGCCCGGGCCGAGGCGGAGGCTGCCGAGGCCAAGGCCGCAGCGGCCTCCGCATGGTCGCCCGAGCCCGTCCCGGAGGAGAAGGAGCCCGAACCGGGCCTGTGGGTCGAGGCGTTCATGAACGGACTCAAGGGTGACCCGGACCCGACCGCATTCACCAGGAACAACGAGCCGGCCCCTGTCGAGGCCGACGACGAGGGGGACCTCAAGTGA
- a CDS encoding urea amidolyase associated protein UAAP2, whose translation MTRTVVPARAAWSAVVRAGQTLTVTDLHGNQAVDFLVYDAHDTAVRYSAPDTIHAQGNLFLTTGSVLMSNEHTPLMTVVADEVGRHDTVGGACSKESNTLRYGHHTWSQHACVDNFLAEGAKYGLGKRDLVSNINWYMNVPVEKDGTLGIVDGISAPGLELTLRAERDVIVLVSNCPQINNPCNGFEPTAVEMTIGAPE comes from the coding sequence ATGACCCGCACCGTTGTTCCGGCCCGGGCCGCCTGGTCTGCCGTCGTCCGCGCCGGCCAGACGCTCACCGTCACCGATCTGCACGGCAACCAGGCCGTCGACTTCCTGGTGTACGACGCCCACGACACCGCCGTGCGCTACAGCGCGCCCGACACGATCCACGCGCAGGGCAACCTCTTCCTGACCACGGGCAGCGTGCTCATGTCCAACGAGCACACGCCGCTGATGACCGTCGTGGCTGACGAGGTCGGCCGGCACGACACGGTCGGCGGTGCCTGCTCCAAGGAGTCGAACACGCTGCGGTACGGGCACCACACCTGGTCCCAGCACGCCTGCGTGGACAACTTCCTCGCGGAGGGGGCCAAGTACGGCCTCGGCAAACGGGATCTCGTCTCGAACATCAACTGGTACATGAACGTGCCGGTCGAGAAGGACGGCACCCTCGGCATCGTCGACGGCATCTCGGCCCCGGGGCTCGAGCTCACCCTGCGCGCCGAGCGCGATGTGATCGTGCTGGTCTCCAACTGCCCTCAGATCAACAACCCTTGCAACGGCTTCGAGCCGACCGCCGTGGAGATGACCATCGGGGCGCCGGAATGA
- a CDS encoding DUF742 domain-containing protein, whose translation MTPPQRRRRYPKEEPPEPPKAGPAPEGEENPKDPGRLYVLTGGGEGGDRADIDLVTLIVARADAPPPATQPEQSALLRLCKAPLSAAELSAYLNLPFSVVTVLLTELLAAELVQARAPIVRQALPDRSLLEAVMHGLQKL comes from the coding sequence ATGACTCCTCCGCAACGCCGGCGGCGCTACCCCAAGGAAGAACCCCCGGAGCCACCCAAAGCGGGTCCCGCTCCGGAGGGCGAGGAGAACCCCAAGGATCCCGGTCGCCTGTATGTGCTCACGGGCGGAGGGGAGGGCGGCGACCGGGCCGACATCGACCTGGTCACGTTAATCGTGGCGCGCGCCGACGCGCCGCCGCCCGCCACCCAGCCGGAGCAGTCGGCGCTGCTGCGGCTCTGCAAGGCCCCTCTGTCCGCGGCCGAGCTCTCGGCCTATCTCAACCTGCCGTTCAGCGTGGTGACCGTCCTGCTCACCGAGCTGCTGGCGGCCGAACTGGTACAGGCGCGCGCCCCGATCGTCCGTCAGGCGCTCCCCGACCGTTCCCTCCTCGAAGCGGTGATGCATGGACTTCAAAAGCTCTGA